In the Rubripirellula tenax genome, one interval contains:
- a CDS encoding polysaccharide biosynthesis tyrosine autokinase — protein sequence MNQQAKPREVTSREMSDKRPPQQPMPQSALASIDFAKIAWNSKYLLILGMLLGLGCGYFYFSRTPATYRSAAQVQIVESTARNLPVDSLDAGLKSRNLSDEALVMRSEQILRRAAEIGELSTTPEFAGYSSEQIAAVVGGLDLVVGSADENIDSSVFQIRYDSTSATTTQRVVQSIVDAYASHLQDQYRNIGQETIDLIQTARNDVLTKLDKLEAEFSEFKKSSGLIFRGNETTSLHRDNADRYMAQRQNLLIQKAKISGLLAAARKAMIENQPNEAILLALNSSLKIADGDVDLSKAMSPESRWELEKIRKKPLLSAAERFRQERLLPLELERETLVESVGRDHPAIDTINKRIAVIEKMIETVGENETKLNAELDEAMKAAAAAESSLLPSGEYDPRDRILEKVRFAVGALRQEMDAMDSELQVVTDAYEDEMTQARTESDSEIRSAQFVREIERQQQLYDRIVARLDEVNLMSGGDGLKVFPLNTAKLGYQVAPSLAKSLILGGFLGSMLAFGLAVLRELSDRSYHSARDIAEHTRLPIIGHVPVLKPHKFEKGEPGENLDSRLVTFFNGKGQKAEAFRAIRTAIYFSNQSGNNQVLQMTSSTPSDGKSTIAANVAVAIAQSGRKVLLLDGDLRRPRVGKLLGIESEIGTAWAIEQCGPGSTDSNVAIDAAIHPSLVANLSVMTAGERPDNPSELLSSPNFDRLLSVLRTKFDMIIVDTPPLLAVSDPANLASRVDGVLLVVRLRKNIKPAVAQASRMLETLEANVLGIIVNGVGSRAARGYGKYSGSEGEYNYGSSYQYGYGYSYGYTYGYTDGNKNNSYYEEEPTGRKKAKAKKLAKSKLVVAPPKPGDKT from the coding sequence ATGAACCAACAGGCTAAACCGCGTGAAGTAACGTCGCGTGAAATGTCGGATAAACGTCCGCCTCAGCAACCCATGCCACAATCGGCCTTGGCGAGTATCGATTTCGCGAAGATTGCTTGGAATTCAAAGTACTTGTTGATTCTGGGGATGCTGTTGGGTTTGGGATGTGGATATTTCTACTTTTCGCGGACTCCCGCGACATATCGATCGGCCGCCCAGGTGCAAATCGTTGAATCGACGGCACGTAATCTGCCCGTTGATAGCCTAGATGCCGGCTTGAAGTCGCGTAATCTAAGCGATGAAGCCTTGGTGATGCGCAGCGAGCAGATCCTTCGCCGAGCAGCTGAAATTGGTGAACTGTCCACGACTCCGGAATTCGCCGGTTATTCGTCAGAGCAAATTGCCGCCGTCGTCGGTGGACTCGACTTGGTCGTCGGATCAGCGGACGAAAACATCGATTCAAGCGTGTTTCAAATCCGCTATGACAGCACGTCCGCAACGACAACTCAGCGGGTTGTTCAGTCGATTGTTGATGCGTATGCAAGTCATTTGCAGGACCAATATCGCAATATCGGGCAGGAAACGATTGATTTGATCCAAACGGCACGAAACGATGTGCTGACGAAACTGGACAAGTTGGAAGCGGAATTTAGTGAATTCAAAAAGTCTTCGGGGCTGATCTTTCGCGGCAACGAAACGACAAGTCTTCATCGCGACAACGCAGATCGCTACATGGCTCAGCGGCAAAACCTTTTGATTCAAAAGGCGAAGATATCGGGACTGTTGGCGGCGGCTCGCAAGGCGATGATTGAGAATCAGCCCAATGAAGCCATTTTACTCGCGCTCAATAGCAGTCTTAAAATTGCCGACGGGGACGTCGACTTGAGCAAGGCGATGTCGCCAGAGAGTCGGTGGGAGCTGGAAAAAATCCGGAAAAAGCCGCTGCTATCGGCAGCCGAGAGATTTCGACAAGAGAGGCTGTTGCCGTTGGAGTTGGAGCGGGAAACGCTCGTGGAATCGGTCGGTCGAGATCACCCGGCCATTGATACGATCAACAAACGGATCGCCGTCATTGAGAAGATGATCGAGACTGTCGGAGAAAACGAAACCAAGCTGAATGCCGAGCTTGACGAGGCGATGAAGGCTGCTGCGGCAGCGGAATCCAGCTTGCTGCCATCGGGTGAGTACGATCCACGTGATCGCATTTTGGAAAAAGTCCGTTTTGCCGTTGGTGCCCTTCGTCAAGAAATGGACGCGATGGATTCAGAGCTGCAAGTGGTTACCGACGCTTACGAAGACGAGATGACACAGGCGCGGACGGAAAGTGACAGTGAGATCCGCTCGGCACAATTCGTGCGAGAAATCGAGCGGCAGCAGCAATTGTATGATCGCATCGTTGCTCGTCTGGACGAGGTCAACTTGATGTCGGGCGGTGACGGGTTGAAGGTTTTTCCGCTCAATACCGCGAAGCTTGGGTATCAGGTTGCGCCGTCGCTTGCCAAGTCGTTGATCTTGGGCGGGTTTCTGGGCAGCATGTTGGCCTTTGGGTTGGCGGTGCTTCGCGAGTTGTCCGATCGCTCCTATCACAGTGCTCGCGATATCGCGGAACACACGCGGTTGCCGATCATTGGTCACGTTCCGGTCTTGAAACCCCATAAATTCGAAAAAGGTGAGCCGGGTGAAAACTTAGATTCCCGGTTGGTCACGTTCTTCAATGGCAAGGGGCAAAAGGCAGAAGCATTTCGGGCCATCCGAACGGCGATCTACTTCAGCAATCAATCGGGTAACAATCAAGTCCTGCAGATGACCAGCTCGACGCCGTCGGATGGTAAATCGACCATTGCGGCCAACGTTGCCGTGGCGATCGCCCAATCGGGGCGCAAGGTGTTGTTATTGGACGGGGACCTTCGGCGCCCTCGTGTTGGTAAGTTGTTGGGGATTGAAAGCGAGATTGGGACAGCCTGGGCGATTGAACAATGTGGTCCGGGAAGTACCGATTCGAATGTGGCGATTGACGCCGCGATTCACCCGTCATTGGTTGCCAACCTGTCGGTGATGACTGCTGGTGAAAGGCCTGACAACCCGTCCGAATTGCTTTCGTCGCCCAACTTCGACCGACTGCTTTCCGTTTTGCGAACGAAATTCGACATGATTATTGTCGATACTCCGCCGTTGCTTGCGGTAAGCGATCCGGCCAACTTGGCTTCGCGCGTTGACGGAGTGTTGTTGGTCGTTCGACTTCGCAAGAACATCAAGCCGGCCGTGGCTCAAGCGTCGAGAATGTTGGAAACATTGGAAGCCAACGTGCTCGGGATCATCGTCAATGGAGTCGGAAGTCGAGCCGCTCGTGGCTATGGGAAGTACAGCGGATCAGAGGGTGAATACAATTACGGATCGTCATACCAGTACGGGTATGGATATTCGTACGGGTATACCTATGGATACACCGACGGCAATAAAAACAACTCCTATTACGAAGAAGAGCCGACGGGACGCAAAAAAGCGAAGGCCAAAAAGCTGGCGAAAAGCAAGCTGGTGGTTGCACCACCGAAGCCTGGCGACAAGACGTAG